One genomic window of Mercenaria mercenaria strain notata chromosome 2, MADL_Memer_1, whole genome shotgun sequence includes the following:
- the LOC128555261 gene encoding uncharacterized protein LOC128555261, whose protein sequence is MCPKIKSTVQCKETCVYKDSFNFDENCIEDLPLPTTSSKKETQKVGSVLEDDTDSCQTEDGSTTTITQNSTLSDARNDKAVCQDSSLRLKEIRKHFHIEGSESGIFSGSGFCMEDTISNDGVLDYERKTSDIDRSKRTKEWIESHSKSKSFGISTQPGSAAHMSTDETTGVLQEEKGTFKKFTTPYLPHWYARN, encoded by the exons CATGTGTGTATAAGGATTCATTCAACTTTGATGAAAATTGCATTGAAG ATTTGCCTCTTCCTACGACATCATCTAAGAAAGAAACGCAGAAAGTCGGCAGTGTTCTTGAGGATGATACGGATAGTTGCCAAACCGAGGATGGCAGTACAA CTACGATAACTCAAAATAGCACACTCTCTGACGCAAGAAATGACAAAGCAGTATGTCAAGACAGTTCTTTACGTCTCAAAGAAATCAG aaaacattttcatatagAAGGTTCAGAAAGTGGCATATTTTCCGGATCGGGATTTTGTATGGAAGATACCATCAGTAATGACGGAGTTTTGGACTACGAAAGAAAAACATCTGACATTGACAGAAGTAAAAGGACAAAAGAGTGGATTGAATCACATTCTAAATCCA AATCATTCGGTATTTCTACACAACCTGGTTCTGCTGCACACATGTCAACGGATGAAACTACAGGTGTTTTACAAGAGGAAAAAGGGACATTTAAAAAGTTTACAACACCATATCTGCCACACTGGTATGCAAGGAATTAA